From a single Bacillus pumilus genomic region:
- a CDS encoding ABC transporter permease: MDTLQQLWTYYQQNGSYVLEEFYRHFLMSAYGVLFAAIVGIPVGIFVAHYRKLSNWVFAITNVIQTIPALAMLSVLMLVLGLGANTVILSLFLYSLLPIIRNTYTGIVSIEHAYLESGKAMGMTKWQVLRMVELPLALSVIMAGLRTALVIAIGITAIGTFVGAGGLGDIIIRGSNATNGTAIILAGAIPTALMAIIADLVMGWLERYLSPTNKKKERKALAEKNMTSA; the protein is encoded by the coding sequence ATGGACACACTGCAGCAATTATGGACGTATTATCAGCAGAACGGTTCATATGTGTTAGAAGAATTTTATCGGCATTTTCTCATGTCAGCGTATGGGGTGCTGTTTGCGGCAATTGTCGGAATTCCAGTAGGCATTTTTGTGGCGCATTACCGCAAGTTGAGCAATTGGGTCTTCGCCATTACCAATGTCATTCAAACCATACCGGCGTTAGCGATGCTATCCGTGCTGATGCTTGTATTAGGACTTGGCGCAAATACAGTTATTCTATCACTTTTTCTGTATTCACTTCTGCCAATCATCCGTAACACGTACACAGGGATTGTCAGCATTGAACATGCCTATTTAGAATCAGGTAAAGCAATGGGCATGACGAAATGGCAAGTGCTCAGAATGGTTGAATTACCGCTTGCTTTATCGGTCATTATGGCTGGTTTAAGAACCGCACTGGTCATCGCCATCGGTATAACAGCGATTGGGACATTTGTTGGAGCGGGAGGTCTTGGTGATATCATCATCAGAGGATCAAACGCCACAAACGGAACTGCCATCATTTTAGCAGGTGCGATTCCAACAGCACTCATGGCGATTATTGCCGATCTTGTAATGGGCTGGCTTGAACGCTATTTAAGCCCGACAAACAAGAAAAAAGAAAGAAAAGCATTAGCTGAAAAAAACATGACATCTGCTTAA
- a CDS encoding osmoprotectant ABC transporter substrate-binding protein, whose protein sequence is MKNRKTKWISALLALCLLLISGCSLPGLAGSSGGTLRIGAQNFTESEIMAYMVSEMIEHYTDKKTTIVKNLGSNTVQQKAMENGDIDISATRYTGTDLTSTLGLDAEKDPERAMEIVQKEFKTRYDYKWFDSYGFDNTYAFAVTQKMAKENKLETVSDLKKNAKNYRFGVDNIWLKKKGDGYEGFVKTYGIEFGSTYPMQIGLVYDALKNEKMDIVLAYSTDGRIKAYDLKILKDDKRFFPPYDASPVVPEKVLKENPGLDKVLNRLIGKINTEQMQELNYQVDGELQEPATVAKNFLKKHNYFE, encoded by the coding sequence GTGAAGAATCGAAAAACAAAATGGATCAGTGCACTGCTTGCTCTATGCTTGCTATTGATAAGCGGCTGTTCACTTCCTGGACTAGCCGGCTCCTCAGGGGGCACGCTGCGAATTGGAGCACAAAACTTTACCGAATCAGAAATCATGGCCTATATGGTTAGTGAAATGATCGAACATTACACAGATAAAAAGACAACCATTGTGAAAAACCTAGGCTCCAATACCGTACAGCAGAAAGCAATGGAAAATGGAGATATCGACATTTCTGCGACAAGATATACAGGGACAGATTTGACAAGTACGCTTGGATTGGATGCCGAAAAAGACCCCGAGCGTGCGATGGAGATCGTCCAAAAAGAGTTTAAGACACGCTATGATTACAAATGGTTTGATTCCTATGGATTTGATAATACGTATGCCTTTGCTGTGACACAAAAGATGGCGAAGGAAAACAAATTAGAGACGGTCTCTGACTTGAAAAAGAATGCGAAGAATTACCGTTTCGGAGTTGATAATATTTGGCTTAAAAAGAAAGGCGACGGTTATGAAGGGTTCGTAAAAACATACGGAATTGAATTTGGAAGCACGTATCCAATGCAGATTGGTTTAGTCTATGATGCATTAAAAAATGAAAAAATGGATATTGTGCTTGCTTATTCAACAGATGGACGAATCAAAGCCTATGACCTCAAAATCTTAAAGGATGATAAGCGATTCTTCCCTCCATATGATGCATCACCAGTTGTCCCGGAGAAAGTCCTAAAAGAGAATCCAGGGCTAGACAAGGTGCTCAATAGGTTGATTGGAAAAATCAATACAGAGCAAATGCAAGAGCTTAACTATCAAGTCGACGGGGAGCTTCAAGAGCCAGCCACCGTTGCGAAGAATTTCCTGAAAAAGCACAATTACTTTGAGTAA
- a CDS encoding ABC transporter permease encodes MDQIIDFLEKNGGELLTKMWEHLYISLIAVVLGIIVAVPLGVVLTRMKRGAGFVIGVVNIFQTLPSLAILAFFIPILGVGKIPAIVALFFYSVLPILRNTYAGVQGVNKNLLESGKGIGMTTWEQIRLVELPLAVPIIMAGVRTSTIYLIGWTTLAAFIGGGGLGDYILIGLQLYQPEYIIAGAIPVTILAVIIDLTLMKLEKKVTPEGLKGLKEVS; translated from the coding sequence ATGGATCAAATCATCGATTTTCTAGAGAAAAATGGTGGAGAACTTCTGACAAAAATGTGGGAGCATTTATATATTTCCTTAATTGCTGTCGTGCTAGGAATTATCGTTGCCGTTCCTTTAGGCGTCGTTCTTACACGAATGAAGCGAGGCGCAGGTTTTGTCATCGGTGTTGTGAATATCTTTCAAACACTCCCTAGTTTAGCGATTCTTGCATTTTTTATTCCTATTTTGGGGGTTGGGAAAATACCTGCAATCGTTGCTCTCTTTTTCTATTCAGTTTTGCCTATTTTGAGAAATACGTATGCCGGCGTTCAAGGTGTGAACAAAAACTTACTTGAATCCGGTAAAGGGATCGGCATGACAACATGGGAACAAATTCGTCTTGTTGAGCTCCCGCTGGCTGTACCGATCATTATGGCGGGCGTCCGAACGTCAACGATTTATTTAATCGGCTGGACAACACTTGCTGCTTTTATCGGTGGAGGCGGTCTTGGTGACTACATTTTAATTGGACTTCAGTTATATCAGCCGGAATACATTATTGCAGGTGCCATCCCAGTCACTATTTTAGCGGTCATCATTGACCTTACATTGATGAAGCTGGAGAAAAAAGTAACACCAGAAGGCTTAAAAGGATTGAAGGAAGTTTCATAA
- a CDS encoding betaine/proline/choline family ABC transporter ATP-binding protein (Members of the family are the ATP-binding subunit of ABC transporters for substrates such as betaine, L-proline or other amino acids, choline, carnitine, etc. The substrate specificity is best determined from the substrate-binding subunit, rather than this subunit, as it interacts with the permease subunit and not with substrate directly.) yields MLKLENVSKTYKGGKKAVKNIDLDIAKGEFICFIGPSGCGKTTTMKMINRLIEPSSGKIFIEGENIMKKDPVQLRREIGYVIQQIGLFPHMTIAQNISLVPKLLKWPEEKRKERARELLKLVDMGPEYLERYPHELSGGQQQRIGVLRALAAEPPLILMDEPFGALDPITRDSLQEEFKKLQKTLNKTIVFVTHDMDEAIKLADRIVILKDGEIVQVGTPDEILRHPANEFVEEFIGKERLLQSNPNMERVEQMMNTSPVTITVEKTLTDAIYIMREKRVDSLLVVDEHHVLKGYIDIETIDANRRKAAFVGDILNTEFYTVQEGALLRDTVRKILIRGIKYVPVVDAKGHLKGIVTRASLVDVVYDSIWGDDTPAAVTEMN; encoded by the coding sequence TTGCTGAAACTAGAGAATGTATCTAAGACGTATAAAGGCGGAAAAAAAGCTGTCAAAAATATTGATTTAGACATAGCAAAAGGAGAATTTATTTGTTTTATTGGACCGAGTGGCTGTGGTAAGACAACAACGATGAAGATGATCAACCGACTCATCGAGCCTTCCTCAGGAAAGATTTTCATCGAGGGAGAAAATATTATGAAAAAAGATCCAGTCCAATTAAGAAGAGAAATCGGTTATGTGATTCAGCAGATTGGACTGTTCCCCCATATGACCATCGCGCAAAACATTTCACTTGTGCCGAAACTCTTAAAATGGCCGGAAGAAAAACGAAAAGAACGAGCACGTGAACTGCTGAAGCTCGTCGACATGGGTCCGGAATATTTAGAGCGCTATCCTCATGAACTCAGTGGAGGACAGCAGCAGCGCATCGGAGTGCTTCGTGCACTAGCAGCAGAACCCCCTCTGATCCTCATGGATGAACCATTTGGTGCACTTGATCCAATTACTCGAGATTCATTGCAAGAAGAATTTAAGAAGTTGCAAAAAACATTAAATAAAACCATCGTATTTGTCACGCATGACATGGATGAAGCCATTAAACTCGCTGACCGAATTGTGATTTTAAAAGATGGAGAGATTGTCCAAGTAGGCACACCAGATGAGATTCTGCGTCACCCTGCCAACGAGTTCGTAGAAGAATTCATCGGAAAAGAACGCCTGCTTCAATCAAATCCGAATATGGAACGTGTAGAACAAATGATGAACACATCACCAGTCACCATTACAGTCGAAAAAACATTAACAGACGCCATCTACATCATGAGAGAAAAACGGGTCGACTCCTTGCTTGTCGTCGATGAACATCATGTACTAAAAGGCTATATCGATATTGAAACAATCGATGCGAACCGCAGAAAAGCAGCCTTTGTTGGCGATATTTTAAATACAGAGTTCTATACCGTACAAGAAGGCGCACTTCTAAGAGACACTGTTCGAAAAATTTTAATCCGCGGTATTAAATATGTACCGGTTGTAGATGCCAAAGGGCATTTAAAAGGCATTGTGACACGTGCAAGTCTTGTAGATGTTGTGTACGACTCCATCTGGGGAGACGATACGCCGGCGGCTGTCACTGAAATGAATTAA
- a CDS encoding GbsR/MarR family transcriptional regulator gives MDKLALGAIQKAQDHYIEKAAENMNAFGLSSTVGRVLGIIHMNRKPMTLGELSEATGMSKTRMSQVVREMLDLNIAEKVYEKGIRKDLYDVEQDQYQTFISLFAANWSRVVSKNRKAHKKTCKELLELLEQDDLPEETEDKINLLLTEIKESLDYYDWISRLIEFFESEEVFKHVPKP, from the coding sequence GTGGACAAGTTAGCGTTAGGCGCCATCCAAAAAGCACAGGATCATTATATTGAAAAAGCTGCGGAGAACATGAATGCCTTTGGTCTTTCTTCTACAGTCGGTAGAGTGCTTGGTATCATTCACATGAACCGTAAACCAATGACGCTGGGAGAGCTTTCAGAGGCGACCGGCATGAGCAAAACGCGGATGAGTCAAGTCGTTCGAGAAATGCTTGATTTGAATATTGCAGAAAAGGTTTATGAAAAAGGAATACGTAAAGATCTTTATGACGTTGAGCAAGATCAATACCAAACGTTCATTTCATTGTTTGCAGCCAATTGGTCACGAGTTGTCAGCAAAAACCGCAAGGCACATAAGAAAACGTGCAAGGAATTGCTGGAGCTGCTTGAACAAGATGACTTACCAGAAGAGACCGAGGATAAAATCAATCTGCTTCTTACAGAAATAAAGGAAAGCCTTGATTACTATGATTGGATTAGCCGATTAATTGAATTCTTCGAAAGTGAAGAAGTATTTAAGCATGTGCCGAAACCTTAA
- a CDS encoding MarC family protein: MISFMIHVVVSLFAVSNPIGNVPLFITLTEGYTEKERAQTAKKAIVVSFIILIAFLLAGRLIFKLFGIDIHALRIAGGIFIFGIAYNLLNAKESHVQNPHSEEKAESKAKADISVTPLAIPIIAGPGTIATVMSLTPGSQGMLHMFMILIGIVIVLAMTYYAFHYSSFIMRKMGKTEMNVVTRLMGLILAVVAVEMIGAGIKGMFPMLLS; encoded by the coding sequence TTGATTTCCTTTATGATTCATGTTGTGGTCTCATTGTTTGCTGTATCAAACCCCATTGGAAACGTGCCGCTTTTCATCACCTTAACAGAAGGCTATACAGAGAAAGAGCGCGCCCAGACAGCTAAGAAAGCCATTGTAGTCTCTTTCATTATTTTGATTGCCTTTTTATTGGCAGGCAGGCTCATCTTCAAATTGTTTGGAATCGATATTCATGCACTCCGCATCGCCGGGGGTATTTTTATTTTTGGCATCGCTTACAATTTACTGAATGCAAAAGAGTCACACGTCCAAAACCCTCATTCTGAGGAGAAGGCAGAAAGCAAAGCGAAGGCAGATATCTCCGTAACACCGCTGGCAATCCCAATCATTGCTGGTCCCGGAACAATCGCTACAGTGATGAGTTTAACCCCGGGGAGTCAAGGGATGCTTCATATGTTTATGATTCTAATCGGCATTGTCATCGTTCTTGCTATGACCTATTATGCCTTTCATTATTCAAGTTTCATTATGCGGAAAATGGGGAAAACAGAGATGAACGTCGTGACGCGTTTGATGGGATTAATTTTGGCTGTAGTGGCAGTTGAGATGATCGGTGCAGGGATAAAAGGGATGTTTCCCATGTTGTTATCATAA
- a CDS encoding GNAT family N-acetyltransferase, giving the protein MIQIRPLSHDQALPMDLLLLADPSKEKVLAYVQSGSCYAAFHEQEVIGVYVLTSLSQHTVEIMNVAVKESWQGKGMGKQLVRHAIAEARAAGFHTVEIGTGNSSIQQLALYQKCGFRMAAIDHDFFLRHYDEPIFENGIQCRDMVRLSLTFQAD; this is encoded by the coding sequence GTGATACAAATACGGCCATTGTCTCATGATCAAGCTCTCCCGATGGATCTTTTACTATTAGCTGATCCTTCAAAGGAAAAGGTTCTCGCTTATGTACAATCCGGCTCTTGTTATGCGGCTTTTCATGAACAGGAAGTGATTGGTGTCTATGTTCTGACATCTTTGTCTCAGCATACAGTCGAAATTATGAATGTCGCCGTGAAGGAGTCATGGCAAGGAAAAGGAATGGGGAAGCAGCTGGTCCGCCATGCGATCGCTGAAGCGAGAGCCGCAGGTTTTCATACGGTTGAAATCGGCACAGGCAATTCGAGTATTCAGCAGCTCGCCCTATATCAAAAATGCGGTTTTCGCATGGCGGCCATTGATCACGATTTCTTCCTTAGGCACTATGATGAACCGATTTTTGAAAATGGGATTCAATGTAGGGATATGGTACGGCTGTCCCTCACTTTTCAAGCAGACTGA
- a CDS encoding ATP-binding cassette domain-containing protein — translation MLTLQLQEKTYSRTFSLRHIQMNVEKGQTMLLLGHNGAGKTTMIQAMFGLTPFTGYVSLHGEQLNLQSSAHISLLKKHVSYIPDDHALFDYLTPREYFQLLQLPNEQDVTREETFTDLFELSPYMDQPIAQLSHGNQKKTQIISQLLRPCDYYVFDEPTNGLDPDMMIILKKVLMKLRDQGAGILISTHHLSFGDTLYDHLMILRNGDVKLDMSRQETTQTYPHQALEEIYKEVNRDYYMQVERLLNDLDTTRSS, via the coding sequence ATGCTGACATTACAATTACAAGAAAAAACGTACAGCCGCACCTTCTCTCTCCGCCATATTCAAATGAACGTGGAGAAAGGCCAGACGATGCTTCTTTTAGGGCATAATGGGGCAGGAAAGACAACGATGATCCAAGCCATGTTTGGGCTGACACCATTTACCGGATACGTTTCCTTACATGGTGAACAGCTGAACCTTCAATCTTCAGCTCATATTTCTCTTTTGAAAAAACATGTTTCCTATATTCCTGACGACCATGCGTTGTTCGATTATTTAACACCGAGGGAATACTTTCAATTACTTCAGCTGCCAAATGAGCAAGATGTCACAAGGGAAGAGACATTTACCGATTTGTTTGAACTGAGTCCGTATATGGATCAGCCAATCGCTCAGCTGTCCCACGGTAATCAAAAGAAAACCCAAATCATTTCGCAGCTTCTCAGACCATGTGATTATTATGTGTTCGACGAGCCAACAAACGGACTTGATCCAGATATGATGATCATCTTAAAAAAGGTGCTCATGAAGCTGAGAGATCAAGGTGCAGGCATTCTTATATCCACTCATCATTTGAGCTTTGGTGATACGTTGTATGATCACCTCATGATCTTAAGAAATGGTGACGTCAAGCTGGATATGTCACGCCAAGAGACGACCCAGACATATCCTCATCAGGCACTTGAAGAGATTTATAAAGAAGTGAATCGAGATTACTATATGCAGGTGGAGAGGTTACTCAATGATTTGGACACGACACGTTCTTCATAA
- the eno gene encoding phosphopyruvate hydratase, with product MPYIVDVYAREVLDSRGNPTVEVEIYTESGGFGRALVPSGASTGEYEAVELRDGDKDRYLGKGVLTAVNNVNEIIAPELLGFDVTEQVAIDKMLVELDGTENKGKLGANAILGVSIAVARAAADFLQIPLYQYLGGFNSKTLPVPMMNIVNGGEHADNNVDIQEFMIMPVGAPNFREALRMGAQIFHSLKSVLSAKGLNTAVGDEGGFAPNLGSNEEALQTIVEAIEKAGFKPGEEVKLAMDAASSEFYNKEDGKYHLSGEGVVKTSAEMVDWYEDMVSKYPIISIEDGLDENDWEGHKLLTERLGSKVQLVGDDLFVTNTKKLSEGIKNGVGNSILIKVNQIGTLTETFDAIEMAKRAGYTAVISHRSGETEDSTIADIAVATNAGQIKTGAPSRTDRVAKYNQLLRIEDQLAETAQYHGIETFYNLNK from the coding sequence ATGCCATACATTGTTGACGTATATGCACGCGAAGTATTAGACTCTCGCGGTAACCCAACAGTTGAAGTAGAAATTTATACAGAATCTGGCGGCTTCGGCCGTGCGCTAGTACCAAGTGGTGCTTCTACTGGTGAATATGAAGCAGTAGAACTACGTGACGGAGACAAAGACCGTTACCTTGGAAAAGGTGTTCTGACAGCTGTAAACAACGTAAACGAAATCATTGCACCAGAGCTTTTAGGCTTTGATGTAACTGAACAAGTAGCGATTGACAAAATGTTAGTGGAACTTGACGGAACAGAAAACAAAGGGAAATTAGGTGCAAACGCAATCCTTGGCGTATCTATCGCTGTAGCACGTGCCGCTGCTGATTTCTTACAAATTCCACTTTATCAATACCTTGGTGGATTCAACTCCAAAACGCTTCCAGTGCCAATGATGAACATCGTCAACGGCGGAGAGCATGCGGATAACAACGTAGACATTCAAGAATTCATGATTATGCCTGTAGGTGCGCCGAACTTCCGTGAAGCACTTCGCATGGGCGCACAAATCTTCCATAGCCTGAAATCTGTATTAAGTGCAAAAGGCTTAAACACAGCTGTAGGTGACGAAGGTGGATTCGCTCCAAACCTTGGTTCTAATGAAGAAGCACTTCAAACAATCGTAGAAGCGATTGAAAAAGCTGGCTTCAAACCAGGTGAAGAAGTGAAACTTGCAATGGATGCTGCATCTTCTGAGTTCTACAACAAAGAAGACGGTAAATATCATTTATCAGGCGAAGGTGTTGTGAAAACATCTGCTGAAATGGTTGACTGGTATGAAGATATGGTATCGAAATACCCAATCATCTCGATCGAAGACGGTCTTGATGAAAACGACTGGGAAGGTCACAAACTATTAACTGAGCGCCTTGGTAGCAAGGTTCAGCTAGTAGGAGACGACTTATTCGTTACAAATACGAAGAAGCTTTCTGAAGGAATCAAAAACGGCGTTGGTAACTCAATCCTAATCAAAGTGAACCAAATCGGTACATTAACTGAAACATTTGATGCAATCGAAATGGCAAAACGCGCTGGATACACAGCTGTTATCTCTCACCGTTCTGGTGAAACTGAAGACAGCACAATTGCAGACATCGCTGTAGCAACAAACGCTGGACAAATCAAAACAGGTGCTCCGTCTCGTACGGACCGTGTGGCGAAATACAACCAATTACTTCGCATCGAAGATCAATTGGCTGAAACAGCACAATATCATGGCATTGAAACGTTCTATAACTTGAATAAATAA
- the gpmI gene encoding 2,3-bisphosphoglycerate-independent phosphoglycerate mutase → MSKKPAALIILDGFGLRGETVGNAVAQAKKPNFDRYWNEFPHQTLTASGEAVGLPQGQMGNSEVGHLNIGAGRIVYQSLTRVNVAIRDGEFEKNETFLEAMTYAKENDKALHLFGLLSDGGVHSHIQHLFALLKLAKKEGLTKVYIHGFLDGRDVGQKTAKVYLKQLEEQIKEIGVGEVATLSGRYYSMDRDKRWDRVEKAYRAMAYGEGPSYQNIYDVVDDSYENGIYDEFVIPSVITRENGEPVAKVNDGDSVIFYNFRPDRAIQISNTFTNEDFRSFDRGEAHPKDLHFVCFTHFSETVDGYVAFKPVNLDNTVGEVLSQNGLKQLRIAETEKYPHVTFFMSGGREEEFPGEDRILINSPDVATYDLKPEMSAYEVKDALVEDINADKHDAIILNFANPDMVGHSGMLEPTIKAIEAVDECLGAVVDAILAKGGHAIITADHGNADVLITEEGKPHTAHTTNPVPVIVTKKGATLREGGILADLSPTLLDLLGLEKPKEMTGTSLIQK, encoded by the coding sequence ATGAGTAAGAAACCAGCTGCATTAATCATCTTAGATGGATTCGGTTTAAGGGGCGAAACAGTCGGTAACGCTGTTGCCCAAGCAAAGAAACCGAACTTCGACCGCTACTGGAATGAATTCCCGCATCAAACCTTAACAGCTTCAGGTGAGGCAGTAGGCCTCCCGCAAGGTCAAATGGGGAACTCTGAAGTTGGGCATTTGAATATCGGTGCAGGACGCATCGTGTACCAAAGCCTAACAAGAGTGAATGTTGCCATTCGTGATGGGGAATTTGAGAAAAACGAAACGTTCCTAGAGGCAATGACTTACGCAAAAGAGAATGATAAGGCCCTTCATTTATTCGGTCTCTTGTCAGATGGCGGTGTGCACAGTCACATCCAGCATCTTTTTGCCTTGCTGAAACTAGCGAAAAAAGAAGGCTTAACAAAAGTATACATTCATGGCTTCTTAGACGGACGTGATGTTGGTCAGAAGACAGCCAAAGTGTACTTAAAACAGCTTGAAGAACAAATCAAAGAAATCGGTGTCGGAGAAGTGGCAACACTTTCTGGACGTTACTACTCAATGGACCGTGACAAACGCTGGGATCGTGTAGAGAAAGCATATCGCGCGATGGCGTATGGTGAAGGCCCAAGTTATCAAAACATTTATGATGTCGTTGATGACTCCTATGAAAATGGAATCTACGATGAATTCGTTATTCCATCTGTCATTACGAGAGAAAATGGTGAACCAGTTGCAAAAGTAAACGACGGCGACTCTGTGATTTTCTATAACTTCCGTCCAGACCGTGCGATTCAAATTTCAAACACATTCACAAATGAAGATTTCCGCTCGTTTGACCGCGGGGAAGCACATCCGAAGGATTTACACTTCGTCTGCTTCACACACTTCAGTGAAACGGTTGATGGCTATGTCGCCTTCAAGCCAGTGAATTTGGATAACACAGTAGGAGAAGTGCTTTCTCAAAATGGATTGAAGCAGCTGCGGATTGCTGAAACAGAGAAATATCCTCACGTGACGTTCTTTATGAGCGGTGGACGTGAAGAAGAATTTCCTGGAGAAGACCGCATCTTGATCAATTCACCAGATGTGGCAACCTATGACCTCAAACCGGAAATGAGCGCTTACGAGGTAAAGGATGCACTTGTTGAAGACATCAACGCTGACAAGCATGATGCGATCATTCTGAACTTTGCTAACCCGGATATGGTTGGTCATTCAGGTATGCTCGAGCCAACAATCAAAGCCATTGAAGCAGTAGATGAGTGCTTAGGAGCTGTAGTCGACGCAATCCTAGCAAAAGGCGGACATGCCATCATCACGGCAGACCACGGTAACGCAGATGTGCTCATTACCGAAGAAGGAAAGCCGCATACTGCACATACGACAAATCCTGTTCCGGTGATCGTGACGAAAAAAGGTGCAACACTTAGAGAAGGCGGCATTCTAGCCGATCTATCTCCAACGCTTTTAGACTTACTTGGTCTTGAAAAACCAAAAGAGATGACAGGAACATCATTGATTCAAAAATAA
- the tpiA gene encoding triose-phosphate isomerase, giving the protein MRKPIIAGNWKMNKTLGEAVSFVEEVKSSIPSPDKVESIVCAPALFLEKLNSLSNGTDLKIGAQTMHFEENGAFTGEISPAALKDLGIGYSVIGHSERREFFAETDETVNKKAHAAFKHGIVPIICVGETLEEREAGKTNELVADQVKKALAGLTKQQVAESVIAYEPIWAIGTGKSSTAKDANDVCAHIRQTVASEFGQESADSLRIQYGGSVKPANIKEYMAESDIDGALVGGASLEPQSFVQLLEEGQYE; this is encoded by the coding sequence ATGAGAAAACCAATTATAGCTGGGAACTGGAAAATGAACAAAACACTTGGCGAAGCGGTCAGCTTCGTTGAAGAAGTGAAGTCATCTATTCCATCTCCTGACAAAGTGGAATCAATTGTCTGTGCGCCAGCACTTTTCCTTGAAAAGCTGAATAGCCTTTCTAACGGAACAGACCTTAAAATTGGTGCACAAACCATGCACTTTGAAGAAAATGGTGCATTCACTGGTGAAATCAGCCCTGCTGCGCTTAAAGATCTTGGCATCGGCTACTCAGTGATCGGTCATTCAGAGCGCCGCGAATTCTTCGCTGAAACAGATGAAACAGTCAACAAAAAAGCACATGCGGCATTCAAGCATGGCATCGTTCCAATTATTTGTGTAGGTGAAACGCTAGAAGAGCGTGAAGCTGGCAAAACAAATGAACTTGTCGCTGATCAAGTGAAGAAAGCACTAGCTGGTTTAACGAAGCAGCAAGTTGCTGAATCTGTCATTGCATATGAGCCTATCTGGGCCATCGGTACAGGGAAATCTTCTACAGCGAAAGATGCAAACGATGTTTGTGCGCACATCCGCCAAACGGTTGCAAGCGAATTTGGTCAAGAATCGGCAGACAGCCTTCGCATTCAATATGGCGGAAGCGTGAAGCCGGCGAATATTAAAGAATATATGGCAGAATCCGATATTGACGGTGCTTTGGTCGGCGGCGCAAGCTTAGAACCTCAGTCTTTCGTTCAATTATTGGAGGAAGGTCAATATGAGTAA